Proteins from a genomic interval of Quercus lobata isolate SW786 chromosome 11, ValleyOak3.0 Primary Assembly, whole genome shotgun sequence:
- the LOC115968457 gene encoding disease resistance protein RPM1-like — MKLWFAEGFIEQVKGSTPEDVAERYLEELVFRNMLQVVRRNEFGRPKAFKMHDVMRDLALLISKSENFGVVHNGGEEMAECKARRISIHTNKELGSFSGVSKLRSFLVFNKLKTLPSGIKMLRVLDLAGAEIDELPNKVVNLFNLRYLNLKGTSVKELPKSISRLLNLQSLDISDTRIKALPREIGKLKNLQYLIMHSHNRNSNDFRIVNGVQVPSKICRLTNLQSVSVIEARDDLIRQIRSMTQLTSLGISNVKAADEMDLCDSIQGMTRLRRLLIMVTNEEETLRMDALSSPPRNLLSLVLVGKLEKVPQWFSSLQNLTFLYLHWSRLKEDVLPQIAALPNLVRLSINNAYSGKQMVFHTGFPKLTSLTIRNFPELNEIIIRRESVMPKVQSLYIAYCMELETVPKGIEYLKNLQELILESVSMQLKNCIYLGEGSVDFAKVQHIPKIHVK; from the coding sequence ATGAAGCTATGGTTTGCAGAAGGATTTATTGAACAAGTTAAAGGGTCTACTCCAGAAGATGTAGCAGAGAGATATCTTGAAGAACTCGTTTTCCGAAACATGCTTCAAGTTGTAAGGAGGAATGAATTTGGAAGGCCAAAAGCATTTAAGATGCACGATGTTATGCGGGATCTTGCTTTATTAATATCAAAAAGTGAGAACTTTGGTGTTGTACATAACGGAGGAGAAGAAATGGCAGAATGCAAAGCACGCCGCATTTCAATTCACACCAACAAAGAACTCGGATCATTTTCTGGTGTGTCAAAGCTTcgttcttttcttgtttttaacaaGTTGAAAACATTACCTTCCGGAATTAAAATGCTAAGGGTCCTCGATTTGGCAGGTGCTGAAATTGATGAATTGCCTAATAAAGTAGTCAATTTATTCAACTTAAGGTACTTGAATTTAAAGGGAACTTCAGTTAAAGAGCTTCCAAAATCTATATCCAGGCTCCTTAACCTTCAATCCTTGGACATCAGTGACACAAGGATAAAGGCCCTTCCTCGCGAAATAGGAAAGTTGAAGAACTTGCAATATCTAATTATGCATAGCCACAATAGAAATTCAAATGATTTCAGAATTGTTAATGGGGTGCAAGTACCATCAAAAATTTGTAGGCTAACGAATTTGCAATCTGTCTCTGTTATTGAAGCAAGAGATGACTTGATAAGACAGATTCGAAGCATGACCCAACTTACCAGCCTTGGTATTTCAAATGTGAAAGCAGCAGATGAGATGGATTTGTGTGACTCAATCCAAGGCATGACACGACTTCGCCGCTTGTTAATCATGGTAACAAATGAGGAGGAAACTCTTCGGATGGATGCACTCTCATCTCCTCCTCGCAACCTTCTATCTCTTGTTTTGGTAGGAAAATTAGAGAAGGTGCCACAATGGTTTTCTTCACTTCAAAACCTCACATTTTTGTATCTGCATTGGTCGAGGTTGAAAGAAGATGTACTCCCTCAGATTGCTGCTTTGCCCAATTTGGTACGTCTTTCAATTAACAATGCCTATAGTGGAAAGCAAATGGTTTTCCATACAGGCTTTCCTAAGCTTACAAGTTTGACGATTCGTAATTTCCCTGAGTTGAATGAGATAATAATAAGAAGAGAGAGTGTGATGCCAAAAGTGCAATCGCTATATATTGCTTACTGCATGGAGTTGGAGACAGTGCCTAAGGGCATTGAATACCTTAAAAATCTCCAAGAACTGATTTTGGAGTCAGTCTCAATGCAACTTAAAAATTGCATCTACTTGGGAGAAGGTAGTGTGGATTTTGCAAAGGTGCAGCACATCCCAAAGATCCATGTGAAGTAG
- the LOC115969380 gene encoding protein PARTING DANCERS-like isoform X1, with protein sequence MANLEARYRDPTAQNPSKATTSGGSGVCMMSTTWRDDQHPSFINFTSSFLSANAFRLNFVPIAPDFIFNCGGLSVAFIFVTNLDSKCISPMFSRVQKLKGQFAHLYVVVVLPTKEQNELFVHSYFKYGMELGKPTFVPVEDLEMGFEKIVKIALSRGVCKRQDVITKLKAERKQSVQAMDVFLRVLTSIPGIENHDANALNQAIGSIEAIAKASKEYILQNTDLSADKAEIISRFFRDPNFYMSPKINRSEKQVI encoded by the exons ATGGCGAATCTGGAAGCAAGATATAGAGATCCGACGGCTCAAAATCCATCCAAAGCCACAACCTCTG GTGGTAGTGGGGTTTGTATGATGAGCACCACTTGGAGAGATGATCAACACCCGTCTTTCATCAATTTTACCTCCTCCTTCCTCAGTGCAAATGCTTTCCGTCTCAACTTTGTCCCAATTGCCCCA GACTTTATTTTCAACTGTGGGGGTTTGTCGGTGGCATTCATATTTGTGACAAACTTGGATAGCAAATGCATCTCACCAATGTTCAGCAG AGTCCAGAAACTGAAGGGGCAATTTGCACACCTCTATGTTGTTGTCGTCCTCCCAACCAAGGAACAAAATGAATTGTTTGTTCACTCCTATTTCAA ATATGGAATGGAGCTTGGTAAGCCAACATTTGTGCCAGTAGAAGACTTAGAAATGGGCTTTGAGAAGATAGTCAAGATAGCTCTCTCTCGTGGGG TATGCAAACGACAGGATGTCATAACAAAATTAAAGGCTGAG AGGAAACAATCAGTGCAGGCAATGGACGTTTTCCTCAGAGTGCTTACATCCATACCAGGCATAGAAAATCATGATGCAAATGCG CTTAATCAAGCTATTGGTTCCATTGAGGCAATTGCAAAGGCATCAAAGGAATATATTCTGCAAAACACAGATCTTTCAGCTGACAAGGCAGAAATCATTTCTAGGTTTTTCAGAGATCCAAACTTTTACATGAGCCCCAAGATCAATAGATCAGAGAAACAAgtgatttaa
- the LOC115969380 gene encoding protein PARTING DANCERS-like isoform X2, which produces MANLEARYRDPTAQNPSKATTSGGSGVCMMSTTWRDDQHPSFINFTSSFLSANAFRLNFVPIAPDFIFNCGGLSVAFIFVTNLDSKCISPMFSRVQKLKGQFAHLYVVVVLPTKEQNELFVHSYFKYGMELGKPTFVPVEDLEMGFEKIVKIALSRGVCKRQDVITKLKAEAMDVFLRVLTSIPGIENHDANALNQAIGSIEAIAKASKEYILQNTDLSADKAEIISRFFRDPNFYMSPKINRSEKQVI; this is translated from the exons ATGGCGAATCTGGAAGCAAGATATAGAGATCCGACGGCTCAAAATCCATCCAAAGCCACAACCTCTG GTGGTAGTGGGGTTTGTATGATGAGCACCACTTGGAGAGATGATCAACACCCGTCTTTCATCAATTTTACCTCCTCCTTCCTCAGTGCAAATGCTTTCCGTCTCAACTTTGTCCCAATTGCCCCA GACTTTATTTTCAACTGTGGGGGTTTGTCGGTGGCATTCATATTTGTGACAAACTTGGATAGCAAATGCATCTCACCAATGTTCAGCAG AGTCCAGAAACTGAAGGGGCAATTTGCACACCTCTATGTTGTTGTCGTCCTCCCAACCAAGGAACAAAATGAATTGTTTGTTCACTCCTATTTCAA ATATGGAATGGAGCTTGGTAAGCCAACATTTGTGCCAGTAGAAGACTTAGAAATGGGCTTTGAGAAGATAGTCAAGATAGCTCTCTCTCGTGGGG TATGCAAACGACAGGATGTCATAACAAAATTAAAGGCTGAG GCAATGGACGTTTTCCTCAGAGTGCTTACATCCATACCAGGCATAGAAAATCATGATGCAAATGCG CTTAATCAAGCTATTGGTTCCATTGAGGCAATTGCAAAGGCATCAAAGGAATATATTCTGCAAAACACAGATCTTTCAGCTGACAAGGCAGAAATCATTTCTAGGTTTTTCAGAGATCCAAACTTTTACATGAGCCCCAAGATCAATAGATCAGAGAAACAAgtgatttaa